A single window of Paracoccus sp. MBLB3053 DNA harbors:
- a CDS encoding nuclear transport factor 2 family protein, which yields MASLPDVIQAYIIAYNDKDVEGMLACLSDNVSFRNISGGQVTAEASDKQCLAEMARFGVSAFETRLQTITNAITVADTTLVEIAYSAVVAKDLPNGWKAGQELAFSGASSFRIVDGEIVSIVDES from the coding sequence ATGGCAAGCCTACCTGATGTGATCCAAGCCTATATTATCGCCTACAATGACAAGGACGTTGAGGGGATGCTGGCCTGCCTCTCCGACAACGTGTCTTTCCGCAACATTTCGGGCGGTCAGGTGACGGCGGAGGCATCGGACAAGCAGTGCCTGGCAGAGATGGCGAGATTCGGGGTATCGGCCTTTGAAACACGGCTGCAAACCATCACCAACGCGATCACCGTCGCCGACACAACGCTGGTCGAGATCGCCTATTCCGCCGTGGTCGCGAAAGACCTTCCGAACGGATGGAAAGCCGGGCAAGAACTGGCCTTCTCCGGGGCATCCTCGTTCCGCATCGTGGATGGCGAGATCGTTAGCATCGTGGATGAGAGCTGA
- a CDS encoding amidase produces MALPPNKGFDRLAKNTPLSLTLLELTHAITQRQWTARELAEASLSRIEELDHGLHAFCTLDETALEQADETDRRLSAGLPVGPLAGVPVTVKDLICTRGMRTTFGSRLYADFVPEQDDIVVERLRKAGATIIGKTNTSEFGYGGVGHNHVFPTTRNPWNVALTPGGSSAGSAVAVSTGMVPLALGSDGGGSIRIPASLCGVFGMKPSWGRVPLYPSCRDPRYPGQSGWESLEHIGPITRNAADAALALSTISGPSGYDRHSVPSQSGDWVLAGLDTMADVRIAYSGDLGFAIVDSEVCSVFEQAVERLRTAIGHVECAYPAVGNTEGLLDTLVALETDRAGLKAMAAEKGIELDGWIGSILERTWTGDQFTAAIMERKRIANITADFMRDFDFLLTPTTASAAFPIDTYGPDKIAGHMLPPSAWVPFSALANFTGLPAASVPIGFTQDGRPIGLQIMGRHLDDKGVLSLSAIVEKLFAQDRSSTPSV; encoded by the coding sequence ATGGCACTGCCCCCGAACAAGGGATTTGATCGTTTGGCAAAGAACACGCCATTAAGCCTGACCCTGCTTGAGTTGACCCACGCAATCACTCAGCGTCAGTGGACTGCTCGCGAGCTTGCGGAAGCATCGCTGTCTCGGATCGAGGAGCTTGACCACGGCCTGCATGCCTTTTGCACATTGGACGAGACGGCCTTGGAGCAGGCTGATGAAACCGACCGTCGCCTTTCCGCCGGTTTGCCCGTGGGACCACTGGCCGGCGTTCCGGTTACTGTGAAAGACCTGATTTGCACCCGAGGGATGCGAACAACTTTTGGATCACGCCTCTATGCGGATTTTGTGCCTGAGCAAGATGACATAGTTGTCGAACGCCTGAGAAAAGCTGGTGCGACAATAATCGGTAAGACAAACACGTCTGAATTCGGTTATGGTGGCGTTGGCCACAATCACGTTTTCCCCACAACCCGCAATCCCTGGAATGTGGCACTGACGCCGGGTGGGTCGAGCGCCGGTTCGGCAGTAGCCGTTTCCACCGGCATGGTTCCATTGGCCTTGGGCAGCGATGGCGGCGGTTCGATACGCATCCCAGCGTCACTTTGCGGCGTCTTCGGCATGAAGCCGTCTTGGGGACGGGTGCCTCTATACCCAAGCTGTCGCGATCCACGTTACCCCGGACAGTCCGGTTGGGAGAGCCTTGAACACATCGGCCCCATAACCCGAAACGCAGCCGATGCAGCTCTCGCTCTCTCCACGATATCCGGTCCGTCGGGCTACGATCGTCATTCAGTTCCGTCACAGAGTGGTGACTGGGTTCTGGCCGGCTTGGACACGATGGCAGACGTCCGTATCGCCTATTCGGGCGACCTCGGGTTTGCGATCGTGGATTCGGAAGTGTGCTCTGTGTTTGAGCAGGCTGTCGAGCGTCTGAGGACGGCAATCGGCCATGTCGAGTGTGCTTATCCTGCCGTTGGCAATACCGAAGGATTGCTCGACACGCTTGTTGCGCTTGAGACGGATAGGGCTGGTCTGAAAGCCATGGCTGCGGAAAAGGGCATCGAGTTGGATGGCTGGATCGGAAGCATCCTTGAGCGAACCTGGACCGGCGACCAGTTCACAGCCGCCATCATGGAACGCAAGCGCATCGCAAATATCACTGCGGACTTCATGCGCGATTTCGATTTTCTACTGACCCCCACAACCGCAAGCGCGGCCTTTCCAATTGATACCTACGGTCCCGACAAGATTGCTGGGCATATGCTGCCACCGTCGGCCTGGGTTCCGTTTTCCGCGCTCGCCAATTTCACCGGGTTGCCTGCCGCCTCGGTGCCCATTGGTTTCACCCAGGATGGCAGACCGATCGGACTGCAGATCATGGGGCGCCATCTGGACGACAAGGGCGTCCTTAGTCTTAGCGCCATTGTGGAGAAGCTCTTTGCGCAAGACCGTAGCTCAACGCCATCGGTCTGA
- a CDS encoding ANTAR domain-containing response regulator: protein MHVGRSEPLASDKENPVLIKDLRLLKIVLVQPENGGDQALRSHLERIGCHVNEIWPPPAAYAEDVDIVFVMLDRLIESRLTFNWQADDHSPVLIAVIDYENPLSIDRLLHLRVNAVIGLPIRPFGILTNLLAAVNNHRREQRLRQNLARMQAKLESCRLVERAKLAIMLTDSQSEKEAYGVLRQMAMKRRTTVDMVSGEVLSGLNWREEGVILNREE, encoded by the coding sequence ATGCACGTCGGACGAAGTGAGCCCTTGGCCAGCGACAAGGAAAACCCGGTTCTGATCAAGGATCTGCGGCTCCTCAAGATCGTTCTTGTCCAACCCGAAAATGGCGGCGATCAGGCACTTCGTTCGCATCTGGAAAGGATCGGTTGCCATGTCAATGAGATCTGGCCGCCGCCTGCTGCCTATGCGGAAGACGTCGACATCGTCTTTGTCATGCTCGACCGGCTGATCGAAAGCCGGCTCACCTTCAACTGGCAGGCGGATGATCATTCGCCCGTGCTGATCGCGGTCATCGATTACGAAAACCCGCTATCGATCGACCGCTTGCTGCACTTGCGGGTGAATGCGGTGATCGGGCTGCCGATCCGGCCCTTTGGTATCCTCACCAACCTGTTGGCGGCGGTCAATAATCACCGGCGAGAGCAGCGCCTCCGGCAAAATCTGGCCCGTATGCAGGCCAAGCTCGAATCCTGCCGCCTTGTCGAGCGTGCCAAGCTTGCAATCATGCTGACCGACAGCCAGTCAGAGAAGGAAGCCTATGGCGTGCTTCGGCAAATGGCGATGAAGCGGCGCACCACGGTGGATATGGTTTCCGGCGAAGTGCTCTCTGGCCTGAACTGGCGCGAAGAGGGAGTTATTCTGAACCGGGAAGAGTGA
- a CDS encoding transporter substrate-binding domain-containing protein has product MKREDSVHIGVMFSQTGWTAVTERSMLAATTFAIDEINQTGGINGRELVPVYRDPAGVPAAYQAMAADLLSDGKIKVILGCYTSSQRKAVLNVLERAAGLLCYPAQYEGFEYSENIIYFGAVPNQNSVFLAQYLLKHHAPRIYIVGSDYVWPRESGRIMGDLIRSGGGEVLGERYLSDTASPAEFDSLIKDILRCAPEIIFNNFVGQSNLDFYRAYKGHGLDASRAMVCSLTTSEADIQEIGTAATEGHITAATYFASQTNPANIAMLARYEAAMGEPPAANMCWDAAYTQTHMVAQAMRTGSTDNMDSIRAGILDASFDALQGRISIDPSNLHCHVWPKIGIARSDGQFDIVDQTDAAIRPDPYRTTYSLASEDQDAAIATPEWT; this is encoded by the coding sequence ATGAAACGAGAAGATTCGGTCCATATCGGGGTCATGTTCTCGCAAACTGGCTGGACCGCCGTGACTGAGCGCAGCATGCTGGCGGCAACCACATTTGCCATCGACGAGATAAATCAAACCGGTGGCATCAACGGTCGCGAGCTGGTGCCGGTCTACCGTGATCCGGCGGGAGTGCCCGCAGCCTATCAGGCCATGGCTGCTGATCTTTTGTCGGACGGCAAGATCAAGGTGATCCTGGGGTGCTATACCTCAAGCCAGCGCAAGGCCGTTCTGAACGTGCTTGAAAGGGCGGCGGGCCTTTTATGCTATCCGGCGCAATATGAAGGCTTCGAATATTCCGAAAACATCATTTATTTCGGCGCCGTGCCCAATCAGAACAGCGTCTTTCTGGCGCAATATCTTCTGAAGCATCATGCGCCGCGTATATATATTGTCGGCTCCGACTATGTCTGGCCGCGCGAATCCGGCCGCATCATGGGCGATCTGATCCGCTCGGGCGGCGGCGAGGTGCTGGGGGAACGCTATCTGAGCGATACGGCATCCCCGGCGGAATTCGACAGTCTGATCAAGGATATCCTGCGCTGCGCGCCGGAAATCATCTTCAACAACTTCGTTGGCCAATCCAATCTCGATTTTTACCGCGCCTATAAGGGGCATGGGCTAGATGCCAGCCGGGCGATGGTATGCAGCCTGACGACAAGCGAGGCCGACATTCAGGAGATCGGCACTGCTGCAACCGAGGGCCATATAACCGCTGCGACATATTTCGCCTCGCAAACCAATCCGGCAAATATCGCGATGCTGGCGCGCTACGAGGCAGCGATGGGTGAACCGCCAGCGGCCAATATGTGCTGGGATGCCGCCTATACCCAGACCCACATGGTCGCGCAGGCCATGAGAACTGGCAGCACCGACAATATGGACTCGATCCGCGCGGGAATTCTGGACGCCTCATTCGACGCTTTGCAGGGCCGGATTTCCATCGATCCGTCCAATCTGCATTGCCATGTCTGGCCCAAGATCGGCATCGCCCGCAGCGATGGGCAGTTCGACATCGTCGACCAGACGGATGCCGCCATTCGTCCGGACCCATACCGGACGACCTATTCCTTGGCCAGCGAAGACCAAGACGCGGCAATCGCCACGCCAGAATGGACATGA